The following are from one region of the Bradyrhizobium sediminis genome:
- the pyrH gene encoding UMP kinase, protein MAEPVYRRVVIKLSGEYFAGAHSFGMDQPTIDRIAGDLIAARQLGVEVAVVVGGGNMVRGVEVSSRGVSRPTGDTMGMLATVMNCLALEAAIERRGAPAKALSAFVMPQVCELYTRGATHKYLAEGRIVLLGGGTGNPFFTTDTTAVLRAAEIGAHAVLKATNVDGVYTADPKKDPSAKRFDRLTHSQAIEGGYKVMDATAFALARETSLPIIVFSIAEPGSIGAILRGTGHGTIVAG, encoded by the coding sequence ATGGCTGAGCCGGTCTATCGTCGGGTGGTGATCAAGCTTTCGGGCGAATATTTTGCCGGCGCGCATTCGTTCGGAATGGATCAGCCGACCATCGACCGGATCGCCGGCGACCTGATCGCCGCCAGGCAGCTTGGCGTCGAGGTCGCGGTCGTCGTCGGTGGCGGCAACATGGTGCGGGGCGTCGAAGTTTCCTCCCGCGGCGTATCCCGGCCGACCGGCGACACCATGGGCATGCTGGCTACCGTGATGAACTGCCTTGCGCTCGAAGCCGCGATCGAGCGGCGCGGGGCCCCGGCCAAGGCCCTGTCGGCCTTCGTGATGCCGCAGGTCTGCGAACTCTATACCCGGGGTGCGACGCACAAATATCTCGCCGAGGGCCGAATCGTGCTGCTCGGCGGCGGGACCGGCAATCCGTTCTTCACCACCGATACCACGGCGGTGTTGCGGGCGGCCGAAATCGGCGCCCATGCGGTGCTGAAGGCCACCAATGTCGACGGCGTCTACACCGCCGATCCGAAAAAGGACCCGTCCGCCAAGCGGTTCGACCGCTTGACGCATTCGCAGGCGATCGAAGGCGGCTACAAGGTGATGGATGCGACCGCATTCGCGCTTGCCCGCGAGACGTCGCTGCCTATCATCGTGTTCTCGATCGCCGAGCCGGGTTCGATAGGCGCGATCCTGCGCGGCACCGGCCACGGCACCATCGTCGCCGGCTGA
- the frr gene encoding ribosome recycling factor gives MPTGSFDINELKRRMQGATQALKHELGGLRTGRAAASMLEPVQVDAYGTHMPLNQLATISVPEPRLLSVQVWDKSMVKAVEKAIVDSNLGLSPATEGQVLRLRIPELNEERRKELVKVAHKYAEAARVAVRHVRRDGLDTVKKLEKNHEISEDDQERLATDVQKATDGTISEIDQLLAAKEKEILTV, from the coding sequence ATGCCCACGGGTAGTTTCGACATCAACGAATTGAAGCGCCGCATGCAGGGCGCCACCCAGGCGCTCAAGCACGAGCTGGGCGGTCTGCGAACCGGCCGCGCCGCAGCCTCGATGCTGGAGCCGGTGCAGGTCGACGCCTACGGCACGCATATGCCGCTCAATCAGCTCGCCACCATCAGCGTTCCCGAACCGCGGCTGCTTTCCGTGCAGGTATGGGACAAGTCGATGGTCAAGGCGGTAGAAAAGGCGATCGTCGATTCCAATCTGGGTTTGAGTCCCGCCACCGAAGGGCAGGTGCTCCGCTTGCGAATTCCCGAACTCAACGAGGAGCGCCGCAAGGAGCTGGTCAAGGTCGCGCATAAATATGCCGAAGCCGCGCGTGTCGCGGTTCGCCATGTCCGTCGCGATGGCCTCGATACGGTCAAGAAGCTCGAGAAAAATCACGAGATTTCCGAGGACGATCAGGAGCGTCTCGCCACCGATGTGCAGAAGGCGACCGACGGGACGATTTCGGAAATCGATCAGTTGCTTGCGGCCAAGGAAAAGGAAATCCTCACCGTTTAG
- a CDS encoding isoprenyl transferase gives MTNAAAPATEAPDPSGAPLHVAIIMDGNGRWAAARGLPRAEGHRRGVDALRRVVRAANELGILYLTIFSFSSENWSRPATEIGDLFGLLRRFIRNDLATLHRDGVRVRVIGERDGLEPDICALLNEAEELTKANTKLNLVVAFNYGSRQEIAHAAQRLAREVAEGKRDPSSIDAETLGRYLDAPDIPDPDLIIRTSGEQRLSNFLMWQAAYSELVFVPIHWPDFDKAALEEAIAEYARRERRFGGLAAKTGS, from the coding sequence ATGACGAACGCCGCCGCCCCCGCAACCGAAGCACCGGATCCGTCCGGCGCTCCCTTGCATGTGGCGATCATTATGGACGGGAACGGGCGCTGGGCGGCGGCGCGCGGTTTGCCGCGCGCCGAAGGCCATCGCCGCGGCGTCGATGCGTTGCGGCGGGTGGTTCGTGCCGCCAACGAGCTCGGCATCCTCTATCTGACGATTTTTTCCTTCAGCTCCGAAAACTGGTCGCGTCCGGCGACCGAAATCGGTGACCTCTTCGGATTGCTTCGACGCTTCATCCGCAACGACCTTGCAACGTTGCACCGCGACGGGGTGCGGGTGCGGGTGATCGGCGAGCGCGACGGACTGGAACCGGATATCTGCGCGCTCCTGAACGAGGCGGAAGAACTCACCAAGGCCAACACCAAGCTCAATCTCGTGGTCGCCTTCAACTACGGATCGCGCCAGGAGATCGCCCACGCCGCGCAACGGCTGGCGCGCGAGGTCGCGGAAGGCAAGCGCGATCCGTCATCGATCGACGCCGAAACGCTCGGCCGCTATCTCGATGCCCCCGACATTCCCGATCCCGATCTGATCATTCGCACCAGCGGGGAGCAGCGGCTTTCGAATTTCCTGATGTGGCAGGCCGCCTACAGCGAACTCGTCTTCGTGCCGATCCACTGGCCCGATTTCGACAAGGCCGCGCTCGAAGAAGCGATTGCCGAATATGCCAGACGGGAGCGCCGTTTCGGCGGTCTGGCCGCGAAAACCGGATCGTGA
- a CDS encoding phosphatidate cytidylyltransferase yields the protein MTEGKAAPTASEQGSRNLVMRVAAAFVLAPLAIAIAYAGGWLWAALVTFAAVGLYVEWLMIVGAAREMRVMAPGVAALAAAGLCFAIGRIDAALIVLAIGLAAVALLSPERRIWTATGFAYAAAAEIASVLVRLDPAQGFAALMLVLLVVWVTDIGGYFAGRGIGGPKLWPRVSPKKTWAGAIGGFAASLAIASAFAALGLGKTAPLLLLGAVLSIASQLGDLFESAVKRRFGVKDSSHIIPGHGGLMDRLDGFIAAIVLAAIFGLLRGGADGVGRGLMVW from the coding sequence GTGACCGAGGGCAAAGCCGCACCGACGGCGAGCGAGCAGGGGTCGCGCAATCTCGTGATGCGCGTCGCCGCAGCCTTTGTGCTCGCGCCGCTGGCGATTGCCATCGCCTATGCCGGCGGATGGCTGTGGGCCGCGCTGGTGACTTTCGCCGCGGTCGGCCTCTATGTCGAATGGCTGATGATCGTGGGTGCGGCGCGCGAGATGCGCGTGATGGCGCCGGGCGTTGCAGCCCTTGCCGCTGCCGGGCTTTGTTTCGCAATCGGGCGGATCGATGCCGCCCTCATTGTCCTGGCCATCGGTCTCGCGGCGGTTGCGCTGCTCTCGCCGGAACGCCGCATCTGGACGGCGACGGGATTTGCCTACGCCGCCGCAGCCGAGATCGCATCGGTGCTGGTGCGTCTCGATCCGGCGCAAGGGTTTGCCGCGCTGATGCTGGTCCTTCTGGTGGTGTGGGTGACCGATATTGGCGGCTATTTCGCCGGCCGCGGCATCGGCGGACCCAAGCTGTGGCCGCGGGTCAGTCCCAAGAAGACCTGGGCGGGCGCGATCGGCGGCTTTGCGGCGAGCCTGGCGATCGCGTCCGCCTTCGCGGCGCTTGGACTCGGCAAAACCGCCCCGCTGCTGCTATTGGGGGCAGTGCTCTCGATAGCATCCCAGCTCGGCGATCTCTTTGAGTCCGCAGTAAAAAGGCGCTTCGGCGTCAAGGATTCCAGTCACATCATTCCCGGGCATGGCGGGTTGATGGATCGTCTCGACGGCTTCATCGCCGCGATCGTCCTGGCGGCGATTTTCGGCCTTTTGCGGGGTGGCGCGGATGGCGTCGGCCGCGGTCTTATGGTTTGGTGA
- the dxr gene encoding 1-deoxy-D-xylulose-5-phosphate reductoisomerase — protein sequence MSAVPLRNNKAAASAVRTVSVLGATGSIGDSTMDLLRASPDRYQVEALTANTNVEGLAKLAREFGARYAAVADPDRLGALKDALAGTRTECGAGESAIIEAAARPADWVMAAVSGAAGLKPALAAVDRGASVALANKECLVCAGDFFMQRAAKAGACILPADSEHNALFQALGSGNREELVRVIITASGGPFRTWAAADIEQATLAQALKHPNWSMGQKITIDSASMMNKGLEVIEASYLFALTPDEIDVLVHPQSIIHGMVEFSDRSVVAQLGAPDMRTPIAHCLGWPDRIVGPAAKLDLAKIGQLTFEEPDFGRFPGLRLAYDALRTGRGATTVFNAANEVAVAAFIGGKIRFGAIARLVEATMNDWVRSGNLAPLTSADDAIAVDHNARNKAATLLPQIALKAS from the coding sequence ATGAGCGCAGTCCCGTTGCGTAACAACAAGGCCGCGGCATCCGCCGTGCGCACCGTGAGCGTGCTGGGCGCCACCGGCTCGATCGGCGACAGCACGATGGATTTGCTGCGGGCCTCGCCCGACCGCTATCAGGTCGAGGCCTTGACCGCGAATACCAACGTCGAGGGACTGGCGAAGCTTGCAAGGGAATTCGGCGCGCGCTATGCGGCGGTCGCCGATCCCGATCGCCTCGGCGCGTTGAAAGACGCGCTGGCCGGCACCCGCACCGAATGCGGCGCCGGCGAGAGCGCCATTATCGAGGCCGCCGCGCGTCCGGCCGATTGGGTGATGGCCGCCGTCAGCGGCGCGGCCGGACTGAAGCCCGCGCTTGCCGCGGTCGATCGCGGCGCGAGCGTGGCGCTCGCCAACAAGGAATGCCTGGTCTGTGCCGGCGATTTCTTCATGCAGCGCGCGGCTAAAGCCGGGGCCTGCATCCTGCCGGCGGATTCCGAGCATAACGCGTTGTTCCAGGCGCTGGGTTCGGGCAATCGCGAAGAACTGGTTCGTGTCATCATCACCGCTTCGGGCGGACCGTTCCGGACCTGGGCCGCCGCCGACATCGAACAGGCGACGCTGGCGCAGGCCCTGAAGCATCCGAACTGGAGCATGGGGCAGAAGATCACCATCGATTCCGCGTCGATGATGAACAAGGGCCTCGAGGTGATCGAAGCCTCCTATCTGTTCGCGCTGACGCCCGACGAAATCGACGTGCTGGTGCACCCGCAGTCGATCATCCACGGCATGGTCGAATTCTCGGATCGTTCCGTCGTCGCCCAATTGGGCGCGCCCGACATGCGCACGCCGATCGCGCATTGCCTTGGCTGGCCCGACCGTATCGTCGGACCCGCCGCCAAGCTCGACCTTGCCAAGATCGGCCAGCTCACCTTCGAGGAACCCGACTTCGGCCGGTTCCCGGGACTTCGGCTGGCCTACGACGCGCTGCGGACCGGGCGCGGCGCGACCACGGTCTTCAATGCCGCCAACGAGGTCGCGGTGGCGGCGTTCATCGGCGGCAAGATCAGGTTCGGCGCGATCGCGAGGCTGGTCGAGGCCACCATGAACGACTGGGTTCGCTCCGGAAATCTGGCCCCGCTGACCTCGGCGGACGATGCCATCGCCGTTGACCATAATGCGCGAAATAAAGCTGCCACCCTATTGCCTCAAATTGCCTTAAAGGCATCCTAG
- the rseP gene encoding RIP metalloprotease RseP, giving the protein MSEFFLHSFNTLSHGFIGYIIPFLFVLTIVVFFHELGHFLVARWAGVKVLTFSLGFGPELAGFNDRHGTRWKISAIPLGGYVKFFGDDSEASTPSSETLAGMTAEERAGSFHHKKVGPRAAIVAAGPIANFLLAIVIFTCLFTFFGKPSTTARVDKVEVGSAAEKAGFQAGDVVTSIDGKTIGSFTDMQRIVGTRAGEQLSFTIRRGDSTVQLQGTPQLREVKDSFGNVHRLGVLGITRATAPGDVVTERVDPATALWLGVKETWFVVERTTAYIGGIFTGREAADQVGGPLRIAQISGQVATIGVAALIHLAAVLSISIGLLNLFPVPLLDGGHLLFYAVEALRGRPLSERAQEMGFRIGLGLVLMLMVFATYNDILHLAAS; this is encoded by the coding sequence ATGTCCGAGTTTTTTCTACATAGTTTCAATACGTTGAGCCATGGGTTCATTGGCTACATCATTCCCTTCCTGTTCGTCCTGACCATCGTCGTCTTCTTCCATGAACTCGGCCACTTCCTGGTCGCCCGCTGGGCCGGCGTGAAGGTGTTAACGTTCTCGCTCGGCTTCGGGCCGGAACTCGCCGGGTTCAACGACCGCCATGGCACCCGCTGGAAGATTTCGGCCATTCCGCTCGGCGGCTATGTGAAGTTCTTCGGCGACGACAGCGAGGCCTCCACGCCGTCGTCGGAAACGCTCGCCGGCATGACCGCGGAAGAGCGCGCGGGCAGCTTCCATCACAAGAAGGTCGGACCGCGCGCCGCAATCGTGGCGGCCGGCCCGATCGCCAATTTCCTGCTCGCGATCGTGATCTTCACCTGCCTGTTCACCTTCTTCGGCAAGCCGAGCACGACGGCGCGCGTCGACAAGGTCGAGGTGGGCAGCGCTGCGGAGAAGGCCGGCTTCCAGGCCGGCGACGTCGTCACGTCGATCGATGGCAAGACCATCGGAAGTTTCACCGATATGCAGCGCATCGTCGGCACGCGGGCCGGCGAGCAGCTGTCGTTCACGATCAGGCGCGGCGATTCCACGGTGCAACTGCAGGGCACGCCGCAACTCAGGGAAGTGAAGGATTCGTTCGGAAACGTTCACCGGCTCGGCGTGTTGGGAATCACCCGCGCGACCGCGCCCGGCGACGTCGTGACCGAACGGGTCGATCCCGCGACCGCACTGTGGCTCGGCGTTAAGGAAACCTGGTTCGTGGTCGAGCGCACCACGGCCTATATCGGCGGCATCTTTACCGGGCGCGAAGCGGCCGATCAGGTCGGCGGACCCCTGCGGATCGCCCAGATATCGGGGCAGGTCGCCACCATCGGCGTTGCCGCGCTGATTCACCTGGCCGCCGTGCTCTCGATCTCGATCGGGCTGCTCAACCTGTTCCCGGTGCCGCTGCTCGATGGCGGTCACCTTTTGTTCTATGCGGTGGAAGCCTTGCGTGGGCGCCCATTGTCGGAGAGGGCGCAGGAAATGGGATTCCGAATCGGACTGGGCCTTGTCCTCATGCTGATGGTGTTTGCGACCTATAACGACATCCTGCACCTGGCGGCATCGTGA
- the bamA gene encoding outer membrane protein assembly factor BamA, whose protein sequence is MNVGMRVRGGLFSALIMFAMPVAGTLAAMLVSSSATAQTAASIQVEGNRRVEVETIRSYFKPGPGGRLDQGRIDDGLKALIETGLFQDVRINQAGGRLVVTVVENPVIGRIAFEGNKKVKDEQLSGEIQSKPRGTLSRPMVQSDAQRIAEIYRRSGRYDVRVTPEIIEQPNNRVDLIFTIAEGAKTGVKSIEFIGNVAYSSYRLKDVIKTRESNLLSFLGGNDVYDPDRVEADRDLIRRFYLKHGYADVQVIAALTEYDPERKGFLVTFKIDEGQQYRVAQVNFASSIGTLDGNTMRGFSRVNVGSLYNAEALEKSVEEMQIEASRRGYAFAIVRPRGDRNFEAHTVSITFAIDEGPRTYIERINVRGNTRTRDYVIRREFDLSEGDAYNRALVDRAERRLKNLDFFKSVKITAEPGSSSDRVILVVDLEEKSTGDFSVSGGYSTTDGALAEVSISERNFLGRGLYAKASVTYGQYARGYTLSFVEPYLLDYRVALGLDLFQREQLANSYISYGTKTIGFSPRLGFALREDLSLQVRYSIYQQNISLPSTLRNCNNDPTNPLYNPSPASFAPALVSPVNGSSLGCYVDGEASLPVRKELQNGKTLTSAIGYTLNYNTLDNNKNPTEGLLVDFKQDFAGVGGDVSYLKTAIDAKYYQTLVSDVVGLIHVQGGMLNQVGNSSLRMLDHFQMGPNLVRGFAPNGIGARDINPYGTGDSLGGTKYWGVSAELQMPFWFLPKEVGLKGAVYADAGGLYDYKGPTSWAFTNEINVPGCIPGTTTPLPAGSCTGLVYDSGNVVRSSVGVGLIWASPFGPLRFDYAVPLTKGQYDRVQQFKFGGSSSF, encoded by the coding sequence ATGAATGTTGGAATGCGAGTGCGGGGGGGCTTGTTCTCCGCTCTGATCATGTTCGCGATGCCGGTGGCTGGGACGCTGGCCGCTATGCTCGTGTCGTCTTCGGCGACGGCGCAGACCGCTGCTTCGATTCAGGTCGAGGGGAACCGGCGGGTCGAGGTCGAGACCATCCGCTCATATTTCAAGCCGGGTCCGGGCGGGCGCCTCGATCAGGGCCGAATCGACGACGGCCTGAAGGCGCTGATCGAAACCGGCCTGTTCCAGGACGTGCGAATCAACCAGGCGGGCGGGCGGCTGGTGGTGACCGTGGTCGAAAACCCGGTGATCGGCCGCATTGCCTTCGAGGGCAACAAGAAGGTCAAGGACGAGCAGCTTTCGGGGGAAATCCAGTCCAAACCGCGGGGTACGCTGTCGCGCCCGATGGTGCAGTCCGACGCCCAGCGCATCGCCGAAATCTATCGCCGATCCGGCCGCTATGACGTCCGCGTCACCCCTGAAATCATCGAGCAGCCGAACAACCGCGTCGATCTGATTTTCACGATCGCCGAGGGCGCGAAAACCGGCGTCAAATCCATCGAATTCATCGGCAACGTCGCCTACTCGTCGTATCGCCTCAAGGACGTCATCAAGACCCGCGAATCGAACCTGCTGAGCTTCCTTGGCGGGAATGACGTCTACGATCCGGACCGCGTCGAAGCCGACCGCGACCTGATCCGCCGCTTCTATCTGAAGCACGGCTATGCCGACGTCCAGGTGATCGCCGCGCTGACCGAATACGATCCGGAGCGCAAGGGCTTCCTGGTGACGTTCAAGATCGATGAGGGCCAGCAATACCGGGTTGCCCAGGTCAACTTCGCCTCCAGCATCGGCACCCTTGACGGCAATACGATGCGCGGCTTCTCGCGCGTCAACGTCGGCTCGCTCTACAATGCCGAGGCGTTGGAAAAATCCGTCGAGGAAATGCAGATCGAGGCATCGCGGCGCGGTTATGCTTTCGCGATCGTGCGTCCGCGCGGCGATCGCAATTTCGAGGCGCACACCGTCTCGATCACCTTTGCCATCGACGAAGGCCCGCGGACCTATATCGAGCGCATCAACGTACGCGGCAATACCCGCACCCGCGACTACGTGATCCGCCGCGAATTCGATCTGTCCGAGGGCGATGCCTACAACCGCGCACTGGTCGATCGCGCCGAACGCCGCCTGAAGAATCTCGATTTCTTCAAGTCGGTCAAAATCACGGCCGAGCCGGGGTCCTCCAGCGACCGCGTAATTCTGGTGGTCGATCTTGAGGAGAAGTCGACCGGCGACTTCTCGGTGTCGGGCGGCTATTCGACGACCGACGGCGCGCTCGCCGAGGTCAGCATTTCCGAGCGTAACTTCCTCGGTCGCGGTCTCTACGCGAAGGCGTCGGTGACCTATGGCCAGTACGCCCGCGGTTATACGCTGTCGTTCGTGGAGCCCTATCTGCTGGACTATCGCGTCGCGCTCGGGCTCGACCTGTTCCAGCGCGAACAGCTCGCCAACTCCTATATTTCATACGGCACCAAAACCATCGGCTTCAGCCCGAGGCTCGGCTTCGCGTTGCGTGAAGATCTCTCGCTGCAGGTCCGCTATTCGATCTACCAGCAGAACATCTCGCTGCCGTCCACGCTCCGCAATTGTAACAACGATCCGACGAATCCGCTTTACAATCCCAGCCCGGCCTCTTTCGCGCCAGCATTGGTCAGTCCCGTCAATGGCTCGTCGCTCGGCTGCTACGTCGACGGTGAAGCGTCGCTGCCGGTCCGCAAGGAACTGCAGAACGGCAAGACGCTGACGTCGGCGATCGGTTATACGCTCAACTACAATACGCTGGACAACAACAAGAACCCGACCGAGGGTCTGCTGGTCGATTTCAAGCAGGACTTCGCCGGCGTGGGCGGCGACGTCAGCTATCTGAAGACCGCGATCGATGCGAAGTATTATCAGACGCTGGTTTCCGACGTCGTCGGGTTGATCCACGTCCAGGGCGGCATGCTGAACCAGGTCGGGAACAGCAGCCTCCGGATGCTGGATCATTTCCAGATGGGTCCCAATCTCGTCCGCGGCTTCGCCCCTAACGGTATTGGTGCGCGCGACATCAACCCCTACGGCACTGGCGACTCGCTGGGCGGCACCAAATATTGGGGCGTGTCGGCGGAGCTGCAAATGCCGTTCTGGTTCCTGCCGAAGGAAGTCGGACTCAAGGGCGCGGTCTATGCCGATGCCGGCGGGCTATATGATTACAAGGGGCCCACGTCCTGGGCCTTTACCAACGAAATTAACGTGCCTGGCTGTATTCCCGGAACGACTACTCCGCTGCCGGCCGGATCCTGTACGGGATTGGTATATGATAGCGGCAACGTCGTCCGCTCCTCGGTCGGCGTCGGCCTGATCTGGGCGTCGCCGTTCGGCCCGCTGCGCTTCGACTATGCGGTCCCGCTGACCAAGGGCCAGTATGACCGGGTGCAGCAATTCAAGTTTGGCGGCTCGTCATCGTTCTAA
- the lpxD gene encoding UDP-3-O-(3-hydroxymyristoyl)glucosamine N-acyltransferase has translation MAQPTFTKQPPCLTLAELAALTNAALVDPSRGGQQVRGLASLEEAGPMHLAFFDNLKYADQLAATKAGACMVSPRFEASVPAHVAVLRAAQPFREFVKIARELYSDALRPQSWFGNDGIAPSAVIDPTAHLEDGVIVDPLAVIGPNVEIGAGTVVGSAAVIGANVRIGRDCNVGAHTAIQSALIGNNVLIHPGCSIGQDGYGFVFFGPDGHLKVPQTGRVLIQNDVEIGAGTTIDRGSLRDTVIGEGTKIDNQVQIGHNVTIGRRCLLAAQIGLAGSLTIGDNVALGAKVGINNHLKIGDGAQVTAMSAVKDDIPANGRWGGHFAKPTRQWFREIVAVERLVRDSVADPKGEGRE, from the coding sequence ATGGCGCAGCCGACATTCACCAAACAACCGCCTTGCTTGACGCTGGCCGAACTCGCCGCGCTGACGAATGCGGCTCTGGTCGATCCGTCGCGCGGCGGCCAGCAGGTCAGGGGGCTGGCTTCGCTCGAAGAAGCTGGCCCGATGCATCTGGCGTTCTTCGACAACCTGAAATACGCCGACCAGCTCGCCGCGACGAAGGCGGGCGCCTGTATGGTCAGCCCGCGGTTCGAGGCCAGCGTTCCCGCCCATGTTGCGGTTCTGCGCGCGGCGCAGCCTTTCCGCGAATTCGTCAAGATCGCGCGAGAGCTTTACAGCGATGCCCTTCGCCCGCAATCCTGGTTCGGCAATGATGGCATCGCACCGTCCGCCGTCATCGATCCGACGGCGCATCTGGAGGACGGCGTGATCGTCGATCCCCTGGCCGTGATCGGGCCGAACGTCGAAATCGGCGCCGGGACGGTGGTCGGCTCGGCAGCGGTGATCGGCGCCAATGTCCGGATCGGCCGGGACTGCAATGTCGGCGCGCATACGGCAATCCAGTCCGCGTTGATCGGCAACAACGTCCTGATCCATCCCGGCTGCAGCATCGGACAGGACGGCTACGGATTCGTCTTTTTCGGCCCGGATGGCCATCTGAAGGTGCCGCAAACCGGCCGCGTCCTGATCCAGAACGACGTCGAAATCGGCGCCGGAACCACCATCGATCGCGGTAGCCTGCGCGACACCGTGATCGGCGAAGGCACCAAAATCGACAATCAGGTCCAGATCGGCCACAATGTGACCATCGGCAGGCGTTGTCTGCTCGCGGCCCAGATCGGGCTCGCGGGCAGCCTGACGATTGGGGACAATGTGGCGCTGGGCGCCAAGGTGGGGATCAACAACCACCTCAAGATCGGCGATGGGGCCCAGGTCACGGCGATGAGCGCGGTCAAGGATGACATCCCTGCGAATGGGCGTTGGGGCGGTCACTTTGCCAAGCCGACCCGGCAGTGGTTCCGGGAGATCGTTGCAGTGGAGCGTCTGGTGCGCGATAGCGTAGCGGATCCGAAGGGCGAGGGGCGGGAGTGA
- the fabZ gene encoding 3-hydroxyacyl-ACP dehydratase FabZ: MVEEAAVRFELVDINEILKTLPHRYPMLLIDRVVRIRTDYSGIGIKNVTINEPPFLGHFPDRPVYPGVLMIEAMAQTAGVIGIKSVEGTEKPRAVYFLTIDKCKFRKPVMPGDTIEYHMRSIGRRKAMWWFHGDAIVNGVTAAEADVGAMLTD; this comes from the coding sequence ATGGTGGAGGAGGCCGCGGTCAGATTCGAGCTCGTGGATATCAATGAGATCCTCAAGACGCTCCCGCACCGTTATCCGATGCTGCTGATCGACCGGGTCGTCAGGATCCGGACCGATTACAGCGGCATCGGCATCAAGAACGTCACCATCAATGAGCCGCCGTTCCTCGGGCACTTTCCCGATCGTCCGGTTTACCCGGGGGTGTTGATGATCGAAGCCATGGCGCAGACCGCCGGCGTGATCGGCATCAAGTCGGTCGAAGGCACCGAGAAGCCGCGCGCGGTTTATTTTCTCACCATCGACAAGTGCAAATTCCGCAAGCCGGTGATGCCCGGCGATACCATCGAATACCACATGCGCAGCATCGGCCGGCGCAAGGCCATGTGGTGGTTTCACGGCGACGCCATCGTCAACGGCGTGACCGCTGCCGAGGCCGACGTTGGCGCGATGCTGACCGACTGA
- the lpxA gene encoding acyl-ACP--UDP-N-acetylglucosamine O-acyltransferase — protein MSRIDPTARIEDGAVIGEGTSIGPYCVIGPHVVIGANCKLLAHVYITAQTTIGDGCTIYPFVSLGTPPQSLGYRGELTRLEIGQGCTIREQSTMSAGTVAGGGITRVGDRGYFMNCSHVGHDCIVGNDVIFATSATLGGHCEVGDFVFIGGLSAVHQFGRVGSQVMVGALTGVRSDVIPFALASGQFAALTGLNVVGMKRRKFSRERLAVVRSFYRKLFHGPGVFAERLDEVRHLADADPAIAEILNFIDAGKHRELCQPQKAGNGSR, from the coding sequence ATGAGCAGGATCGATCCCACCGCGCGGATTGAGGACGGCGCCGTGATCGGCGAGGGTACCTCGATCGGACCCTATTGCGTCATCGGCCCGCACGTCGTCATCGGCGCCAACTGCAAGCTGCTGGCGCATGTCTATATCACCGCGCAGACCACGATCGGCGACGGCTGCACGATCTATCCGTTCGTTTCGCTCGGCACCCCGCCGCAATCCCTCGGCTATCGCGGCGAATTGACCAGGCTCGAGATCGGCCAAGGCTGCACCATCCGGGAGCAGTCGACGATGAGCGCCGGGACGGTGGCCGGCGGCGGCATCACCCGCGTCGGGGATCGCGGTTATTTCATGAATTGCAGCCACGTCGGGCACGACTGCATCGTCGGCAACGACGTGATCTTTGCGACCTCGGCGACGCTCGGCGGCCATTGCGAGGTCGGCGATTTTGTTTTCATCGGCGGCCTGTCGGCGGTGCATCAATTCGGCCGCGTCGGCTCGCAGGTGATGGTCGGCGCGCTCACCGGCGTGCGCAGCGACGTGATTCCGTTTGCCCTTGCCAGCGGGCAATTCGCTGCGCTGACCGGCCTCAACGTCGTCGGCATGAAGCGCCGCAAGTTCAGCCGCGAGCGCCTCGCGGTGGTAAGATCATTCTATCGAAAGCTGTTTCACGGGCCCGGCGTGTTTGCCGAGCGCCTGGACGAGGTGAGGCATCTGGCGGACGCAGATCCTGCGATCGCGGAAATTCTGAATTTCATCGATGCCGGAAAACATCGCGAATTATGCCAGCCGCAGAAAGCCGGCAATGGGTCTCGATGA